The following coding sequences are from one Rathayibacter sp. VKM Ac-2760 window:
- a CDS encoding DUF2156 domain-containing protein, with protein sequence MVRSSPAAFATTLVVVLASAVTGTLVGQASEQTESWWAASAGTILSGRPWAALTSLLIASGPPTLLLAVLLLLPLLMAAERRLGSRRLVVAFLLTGALGTALGTSLQSVGASLGEWWAGDTVGDRTFDPLIGAVGALLAATAFMGGLWRRRLRVTVFAVVLMFVLYAGDSADVYRLIAGVAGLAIGAVMAHGAEGLRPQRPAPSSHRESRALLAAVVAVTAIGPLVAVLSDSGYGPFSFLGRLLQSAFTGADDLEDPCGGAIRHCAHHVRLALVSPGPILLTFVPMILLLVAAYGLRSGRRLGLLLAIGVNAAIAVLNVVLLQRAARHPDFQYYAEYLLWVATTVIVPVAVVALLAASSRHFRIRAPEASTRRWSLAVGIGFVVSLGGYLALSAATRTSFEPVLGIGRLLLDGLLRFVPAGFLGGHGLLAVPREPIARVVFEWVGPVFWLLVVVAVIALLRATDLQGVRGDEAVYRRLLVRHGAGSLGHQGTWQGNEHWIAPDGEGGVAYRVVGGVAITLSDPACAPERRADVVAGFVRFCDERSWTPVFYSVHDELLPVFDDLGWSRLSVGEETIIELGAFELTGKRWQKVRYPLTRAIKLGIEPVWTTWPQLSLGMANQIVNLSEKWVSEKALPEMGFTLGGIDEARDPDVALLLAVGPDGVLQGITSWLPVHRDDRIVGWTLDFMRRSDDAMPGIMEFLIASAALRAQEQGAEFVSLSGAPLATAPVPEGQEPPEPTALSGLLEFLARTLEPAYGFTSLFRFKAKFHPRYEGLWMAYPDALQLPRIGAAIGRAYLPDVSPREALAFARALGAKPEEKAPPVEKPAPPAGRQQPAAAQPTAERPAPAEKQPTAG encoded by the coding sequence GTGGTGCGCTCCTCGCCAGCGGCCTTCGCGACCACGCTGGTGGTCGTCCTCGCGAGCGCCGTGACCGGCACCCTCGTCGGCCAGGCGAGCGAGCAGACCGAGTCCTGGTGGGCGGCGAGCGCGGGCACGATCCTGTCGGGCCGCCCCTGGGCCGCGCTGACCTCGCTGCTGATCGCCTCCGGACCGCCGACCCTCCTGCTCGCCGTGCTGCTCCTCCTGCCCCTGCTGATGGCCGCTGAGCGCCGACTCGGCTCGCGGCGCCTCGTCGTCGCCTTCCTCCTCACCGGGGCGCTCGGCACGGCGCTCGGCACGAGCCTGCAGAGCGTCGGCGCCTCCCTCGGCGAGTGGTGGGCGGGCGACACCGTCGGCGACCGCACCTTCGATCCGCTGATCGGGGCCGTCGGTGCGCTGCTGGCCGCGACCGCCTTCATGGGCGGACTCTGGCGGCGGCGCCTGCGGGTGACGGTCTTCGCGGTCGTGCTGATGTTCGTCCTCTACGCGGGCGACTCGGCGGACGTCTACCGGCTGATCGCGGGAGTGGCGGGCCTGGCGATCGGCGCGGTGATGGCGCACGGCGCGGAGGGGCTGCGGCCGCAGCGGCCGGCACCCAGCTCGCACCGCGAGTCGCGCGCGCTGCTCGCGGCGGTCGTCGCCGTCACCGCCATCGGCCCACTCGTCGCGGTGCTCTCGGACTCGGGCTACGGCCCCTTCTCCTTCCTCGGGCGGCTGCTGCAGAGCGCGTTCACCGGCGCCGACGACCTCGAGGACCCGTGCGGCGGAGCGATCCGGCACTGCGCCCATCACGTGCGGCTGGCGCTCGTCTCGCCGGGGCCGATCCTGCTCACCTTCGTGCCGATGATCCTGCTGCTGGTCGCCGCGTACGGGCTGCGGTCCGGCCGCCGCCTGGGCCTGCTGCTCGCGATCGGCGTGAACGCCGCGATCGCGGTGCTCAACGTCGTCCTGCTGCAGCGCGCCGCCCGGCACCCGGACTTCCAGTACTACGCCGAGTACCTGCTCTGGGTGGCGACGACGGTGATCGTGCCGGTCGCCGTCGTCGCGCTGCTGGCGGCGAGCAGCCGTCACTTCCGGATCCGCGCACCCGAGGCGTCCACCCGCCGCTGGTCGCTCGCGGTCGGGATCGGCTTCGTCGTCTCGCTCGGCGGCTACCTCGCGCTCTCCGCCGCCACTCGGACCAGCTTCGAGCCGGTGCTCGGCATCGGCCGGCTGCTCCTGGACGGGCTGCTGCGCTTCGTGCCGGCCGGCTTCCTCGGCGGGCACGGCCTGCTGGCGGTGCCGCGCGAGCCGATCGCGCGGGTCGTCTTCGAGTGGGTCGGGCCGGTCTTCTGGCTGCTCGTCGTCGTCGCGGTGATCGCGTTGCTCCGGGCGACCGATCTGCAGGGCGTCCGCGGCGACGAGGCGGTCTACCGCCGCCTGCTGGTGCGCCACGGAGCGGGCAGCCTGGGCCACCAGGGCACCTGGCAGGGCAACGAGCACTGGATCGCCCCCGACGGCGAGGGCGGCGTCGCCTACCGCGTCGTCGGCGGCGTCGCGATCACGCTCTCCGACCCGGCCTGCGCACCCGAGCGCCGCGCCGACGTCGTCGCCGGCTTCGTCCGCTTCTGCGACGAGCGCAGCTGGACGCCGGTCTTCTACAGCGTGCACGACGAGCTGCTGCCCGTGTTCGACGATCTCGGCTGGTCGCGCCTCTCGGTGGGCGAGGAGACGATCATCGAGCTCGGCGCCTTCGAGCTGACGGGCAAGCGCTGGCAGAAGGTGCGCTACCCGCTGACCCGCGCCATCAAGCTCGGCATCGAGCCGGTCTGGACGACCTGGCCGCAGCTGTCGCTCGGAATGGCGAACCAGATCGTCAATCTGTCGGAGAAGTGGGTGTCCGAGAAGGCGCTGCCCGAGATGGGCTTCACCCTCGGCGGGATCGACGAGGCGCGCGACCCCGACGTCGCGCTGCTGCTCGCGGTCGGGCCGGACGGGGTGCTGCAGGGGATCACCAGCTGGCTCCCGGTGCACCGCGACGACCGGATCGTCGGCTGGACGCTCGACTTCATGCGGCGCTCGGACGACGCGATGCCCGGGATCATGGAGTTCCTGATCGCCTCGGCGGCCCTGCGCGCGCAGGAGCAGGGGGCGGAGTTCGTCTCGCTCTCCGGCGCGCCGCTCGCGACGGCTCCCGTGCCGGAGGGGCAGGAGCCGCCGGAGCCGACCGCGCTCTCGGGGCTGCTCGAGTTCCTGGCGCGCACGCTCGAGCCGGCCTACGGCTTCACCTCGCTGTTCCGCTTCAAGGCCAAGTTCCACCCGCGCTACGAGGGGCTCTGGATGGCCTACCCCGACGCCCTGCAGCTGCCGCGGATCGGCGCGGCGATCGGCCGCGCCTACCTGCCGGACGTGTCGCCGCGCGAGGCGCTCGCCTTCGCCCGGGCGCTGGGGGCGAAGCCCGAGGAGAAGGCGCCGCCTGTGGAGAAGCCCGCGCCGCCCGCGGGGAGGCAGCAGCCCGCCGCCGCGCAGCCGACGGCCGAGCGGCCGGCGCCGGCCGAGAAGCAGCCGACCGCCGGCTGA
- a CDS encoding acyl-CoA carboxylase subunit epsilon produces the protein MTAPDSAPAVVIATPGLDAREIAAVTAVVTALAAQSQPVAEVPVVLSGGWSDRAAAVRSPLRPAPGAWRSFSG, from the coding sequence ATGACCGCTCCCGATTCCGCCCCCGCCGTCGTCATCGCCACCCCGGGTCTCGACGCCCGCGAGATCGCCGCGGTGACGGCCGTCGTGACCGCGCTGGCGGCGCAGTCGCAGCCCGTCGCGGAGGTGCCGGTCGTGCTCAGCGGAGGGTGGAGCGACCGCGCCGCGGCCGTCCGCTCCCCGCTCCGGCCGGCGCCCGGCGCCTGGCGCTCGTTCTCCGGCTGA
- a CDS encoding Maf family nucleotide pyrophosphatase: MRLYLASTSPARLALLRATGIEPVVVPSEVDEPAAVARAEQERGAPLDADATVALLARAKATAVLGPEVDGLVLGGDSAFVLDGVVHGKPHEPERARERWRAQRGRTGRLHSGHWLIDHRGGRIVAETGTVTSAAVSFAADIDDDEIDAYVATGEPLEVAGAFTIDGRGAGFITAIEGDPSTVIGMSVPALRSLVRELGVAWPSLWNR; encoded by the coding sequence GTGCGCCTCTATCTCGCCTCCACCTCCCCCGCTCGGCTCGCGCTGCTGCGGGCCACCGGGATCGAGCCCGTCGTCGTGCCGTCCGAGGTCGACGAGCCCGCCGCCGTCGCCCGGGCCGAGCAGGAGCGCGGCGCGCCGCTGGACGCGGACGCGACCGTGGCACTGCTGGCCCGGGCCAAGGCGACGGCGGTCCTCGGTCCGGAGGTCGACGGTCTCGTCCTCGGCGGCGACTCCGCGTTCGTGCTCGACGGCGTCGTGCACGGCAAGCCGCACGAGCCCGAGCGCGCCCGGGAGCGCTGGCGGGCGCAGCGCGGGCGCACCGGGCGCCTGCACTCCGGGCACTGGCTGATCGACCACCGCGGCGGGCGGATCGTGGCCGAGACCGGGACGGTCACCTCCGCCGCCGTCTCGTTCGCGGCGGACATCGACGACGACGAGATCGACGCCTACGTCGCCACCGGAGAACCGCTCGAGGTCGCGGGCGCCTTCACGATCGACGGGCGCGGGGCCGGCTTCATCACGGCGATCGAGGGCGACCCGTCCACCGTGATCGGGATGTCGGTCCCGGCGCTGCGCTCGCTCGTGCGCGAGCTCGGGGTCGCCTGGCCGTCGCTCTGGAACCGCTGA
- a CDS encoding biotin carboxylase N-terminal domain-containing protein, with amino-acid sequence MPGITKVLIANRGEIAVRVVRAARDSGIASVAVYADQDRDAVHSRLADEAYALGGTTSAETYLVIEKLLSIARRSGADAVHPGYGFLAENADFARAVIDAGLVWIGPSPEAIERLGDKVSARHVAEKVGAPLAPGTLNPVSGAAEVLEFVDQFGLPVAIKAAFGGGGRGLKVARERDEVEEMFASATREAIAAFGRGECFVEKYLDQPRHVETQCLADSAGNVVVVSTRDCSLQRRHQKLVEEAPAPFLTDEQNTELYRASKAILREVGYVGAGTCEFLIGKDGTVSFLEVNTRLQVEHPVSEEVTGIDLVREQFRLAEGGLLDYEDPQPRGHSFEFRINGEDAGRGFLPAPGPVHVFKAPGGPGVRVDSGVVAGDVISGSFDSLLAKLIVTGATRAEALERSRRALAEFEVTGLPTVLPFHRAIVDDPAFAPAGDEPFSIYTRWIETEFDNTIEAWSGEPGAIDGPAARQSVVVEVDGRRVEVTLPGDLVGSGPARGPAAAAPKRRGSASVSTVTGDSVTAPMQATIVKVAVAEGDTVVTGDLVVVLEAMKMEQPLTAHKDGVVRSLNAEAGTTVSSGHVLLSIS; translated from the coding sequence ATGCCAGGTATCACGAAGGTGCTCATCGCCAACCGAGGCGAGATCGCCGTCCGCGTCGTCCGGGCCGCCCGCGACAGCGGCATCGCCTCCGTCGCCGTCTACGCCGACCAGGACCGCGACGCCGTGCACAGCCGCCTCGCGGACGAGGCCTACGCGCTCGGCGGCACCACCAGCGCCGAGACCTACCTCGTCATCGAGAAGCTGCTCTCGATCGCCCGCCGCTCCGGCGCCGACGCCGTGCACCCCGGCTACGGCTTCCTCGCCGAGAACGCCGACTTCGCCCGCGCCGTCATCGACGCCGGGCTGGTCTGGATCGGCCCGTCGCCCGAGGCCATCGAGCGCCTCGGCGACAAGGTCTCGGCCCGCCACGTGGCCGAGAAGGTGGGAGCGCCGCTCGCCCCCGGCACCCTGAACCCCGTCTCGGGCGCCGCCGAGGTGCTCGAGTTCGTCGACCAGTTCGGCCTCCCCGTCGCCATCAAGGCCGCGTTCGGCGGCGGCGGCCGCGGGCTGAAGGTCGCCCGCGAGCGCGACGAGGTCGAGGAGATGTTCGCCTCCGCCACCCGCGAGGCGATCGCCGCCTTCGGCCGCGGCGAGTGCTTCGTCGAGAAGTACCTCGACCAGCCGCGCCACGTCGAGACCCAGTGCCTCGCCGACTCCGCCGGGAACGTCGTCGTCGTCTCCACCCGCGACTGCTCGCTGCAGCGCCGCCACCAGAAGCTGGTCGAGGAGGCGCCCGCGCCGTTCCTCACCGACGAGCAGAACACCGAGCTGTACCGCGCCTCGAAGGCGATCCTGCGCGAGGTCGGCTACGTCGGCGCCGGCACCTGCGAGTTCCTGATCGGCAAGGACGGCACCGTCTCCTTCCTCGAGGTGAACACCCGCCTCCAGGTCGAGCACCCCGTCTCGGAGGAGGTCACGGGCATCGACCTCGTCCGCGAGCAGTTCCGCCTCGCCGAGGGCGGCCTGCTCGACTACGAGGACCCGCAGCCGCGCGGCCACTCCTTCGAGTTCCGCATCAACGGCGAGGACGCCGGCCGCGGCTTCCTGCCCGCCCCCGGCCCCGTGCACGTCTTCAAGGCGCCCGGCGGACCCGGCGTCCGCGTCGACTCCGGCGTCGTCGCCGGCGACGTGATCTCGGGCTCGTTCGACTCCCTCCTGGCCAAGCTGATCGTCACCGGCGCCACCCGCGCCGAGGCACTCGAGCGCTCCCGCCGCGCCCTCGCCGAGTTCGAGGTCACCGGCCTGCCCACCGTGCTGCCGTTCCACCGCGCCATCGTCGACGACCCGGCCTTCGCCCCCGCCGGCGACGAGCCGTTCTCGATCTACACCCGCTGGATCGAGACCGAGTTCGACAACACCATCGAGGCGTGGAGCGGCGAGCCCGGCGCGATCGACGGACCGGCCGCGCGCCAGAGCGTCGTCGTCGAGGTCGACGGCCGCCGCGTCGAGGTCACCCTGCCCGGCGACCTCGTCGGCTCCGGCCCCGCGCGCGGGCCCGCCGCCGCCGCCCCCAAGCGCCGCGGCTCCGCCTCCGTCAGCACCGTCACCGGCGACTCCGTCACCGCGCCGATGCAGGCGACCATCGTCAAGGTCGCCGTCGCCGAGGGCGACACCGTCGTCACCGGCGACCTCGTCGTCGTCCTCGAGGCGATGAAGATGGAGCAGCCCCTCACCGCCCACAAGGACGGCGTCGTCCGCTCCCTCAACGCGGAGGCCGGCACCACCGTGTCCTCGGGGCACGTCTTGTTGTCCATCTCCTGA
- a CDS encoding PH domain-containing protein, whose product MSADDELARLTPRARRAFGPVVGFLLLTWAGFYFAAQFELELQRWIIALGTTVLVLLLCVPGLAGWASIRYRITRRGLHARRGVLSVRRAEVTFDPRMAVSVSRSPGQRLARCGDVRLEQGGAELFVLRDVDDPELVAELLREAIAAAPLPLAPDLPPL is encoded by the coding sequence GTGAGCGCCGACGACGAGCTCGCCCGGCTCACGCCGCGTGCCCGGCGCGCGTTCGGCCCGGTCGTCGGCTTCCTCCTGCTCACCTGGGCGGGCTTCTACTTCGCGGCGCAGTTCGAGCTCGAGCTGCAGCGCTGGATCATCGCGCTGGGCACGACCGTGCTCGTCCTCCTGCTCTGCGTCCCCGGCCTCGCGGGCTGGGCGAGCATCCGCTACCGGATCACCCGGCGCGGACTGCACGCCCGGCGCGGAGTCCTCTCCGTGCGCCGCGCCGAGGTGACCTTCGACCCGCGGATGGCGGTGAGCGTCTCGCGCAGCCCCGGCCAGCGCCTCGCCCGCTGCGGCGACGTGCGCCTGGAGCAGGGCGGCGCCGAGCTGTTCGTGCTGCGCGACGTGGACGACCCCGAGCTCGTCGCGGAGCTGCTGCGCGAGGCGATCGCGGCGGCGCCGCTGCCCCTGGCGCCGGACCTGCCTCCGCTCTGA
- a CDS encoding acyl-CoA carboxylase subunit beta: MTANIERPAPDLFTTAGKIADLKARYHEAVTASGEAAIEKQHAKGKMTARERIDTLLDPGSFVELDEFVRHRTHAFGMEKKRPYGDAVVTGTGTIHGRQVAVYSQDFTIFGGSLGEVAGEKIIKVMDLALKTGVPIIGILDSGGARIQEGVVALGKYGEIFRRNTAASGVIPQISIICGPAAGGAVYSPALTDFVIMVDKTSQMFVTGPDVIKTVTGEDVGMEELGGALTHNKISGVSHYLASDENDALDYARTLLSFLPDNNLSPAPVFDTEVDLETTDSDRFLDTVIPDSPNQPYDMRAVIEHIVDEGDFLEVQPLFAPNIVIGFGRVEGRSVGIIANQPSAMAGTLNIEAGEKASRFVRFCDAFSLPILTLVDVPGYLPGTDQEWTGVIRRGAKLLYAYAEATVPLVTVILRKAYGGAYIVMGSKQLGADINLAWPTAEIAVMGGQGAVNILYRNEIRKAEEAGEDVAAVRTRLANEYTYNVASPFLAAERGELDGVIEPSATRVSVVKALRALRTKRANLPAKKHGNIPL; the protein is encoded by the coding sequence GTGACCGCGAACATCGAACGTCCCGCGCCCGATCTCTTCACGACCGCGGGGAAGATCGCGGATCTGAAGGCCCGCTACCACGAGGCGGTCACCGCGAGCGGCGAGGCCGCCATCGAGAAGCAGCACGCCAAGGGCAAGATGACCGCTCGCGAGCGGATCGACACCCTGCTCGACCCCGGCTCCTTCGTCGAGCTGGACGAGTTCGTCCGCCACCGCACCCACGCCTTCGGCATGGAGAAGAAGCGGCCCTACGGCGACGCCGTCGTGACCGGCACCGGCACCATCCACGGCCGACAGGTCGCCGTCTACTCGCAGGACTTCACGATCTTCGGCGGCTCGCTCGGCGAGGTCGCGGGCGAGAAGATCATCAAGGTGATGGACCTGGCGCTGAAGACCGGCGTCCCCATCATCGGCATCCTCGACTCCGGCGGAGCGCGGATCCAGGAGGGCGTCGTCGCCCTCGGCAAGTACGGCGAGATCTTCCGCCGGAACACCGCGGCGAGCGGCGTCATCCCGCAGATCTCGATCATCTGCGGCCCGGCGGCCGGTGGAGCGGTCTACTCCCCCGCCCTCACCGACTTCGTGATCATGGTCGACAAGACCAGCCAGATGTTCGTCACCGGCCCCGACGTGATCAAGACCGTCACCGGCGAGGACGTCGGCATGGAGGAGCTCGGCGGCGCGCTCACCCACAACAAGATCTCCGGCGTCTCGCACTACCTCGCGAGCGACGAGAACGACGCGCTCGACTACGCGCGCACCCTGCTGTCCTTCCTCCCGGACAACAACCTCTCCCCCGCGCCGGTGTTCGACACCGAGGTCGACCTCGAGACCACGGACTCCGACCGCTTCCTCGACACGGTCATCCCCGACAGCCCGAACCAGCCGTACGACATGCGCGCCGTGATCGAGCACATCGTCGACGAGGGCGACTTCCTCGAGGTGCAGCCGCTCTTCGCGCCCAACATCGTGATCGGCTTCGGCCGGGTCGAGGGCCGCTCCGTCGGCATCATCGCCAACCAGCCCAGCGCGATGGCGGGCACCCTCAACATCGAGGCGGGCGAGAAGGCCTCGCGCTTCGTCCGCTTCTGCGACGCGTTCTCGCTGCCGATCCTCACCCTGGTCGATGTCCCCGGCTACCTGCCCGGCACCGACCAGGAGTGGACGGGCGTCATCCGCCGCGGCGCGAAGCTGCTCTACGCCTACGCGGAGGCGACCGTGCCGCTGGTCACCGTCATCCTGCGCAAGGCCTACGGCGGCGCGTACATCGTGATGGGCTCGAAGCAGCTCGGGGCCGACATCAACCTCGCCTGGCCGACCGCCGAGATCGCGGTGATGGGCGGCCAGGGCGCGGTCAACATCCTCTATCGCAACGAGATCCGGAAGGCGGAGGAGGCGGGCGAGGACGTCGCCGCCGTTCGCACCCGGCTCGCGAACGAGTACACCTACAACGTGGCGAGCCCGTTCCTGGCCGCCGAGCGCGGCGAGCTGGACGGCGTCATCGAGCCGTCCGCGACGCGGGTGTCGGTCGTCAAGGCGCTGCGGGCGCTGCGGACCAAGCGCGCGAACCTGCCGGCCAAGAAGCACGGCAACATCCCGCTCTGA
- a CDS encoding response regulator transcription factor: protein MIAESAGSPRVRVAIVDDHESVRLGVAAAIESAGMQVVAAAETVRALELVVGGTEIEVLVLDLSLNDGSSITANVKWGQVRGSAVLVHSIADRVVAVREALAAGAAGVIPKSSPMSTVIAAIRTVARGEVLNNLEWASAIDADDDFARAVLGRRERDVLHLYASGLPLKLVADRLQISVSTAKEYLDRIRDKYVEIGRPAPTKVDLLRRAVEDGILPGIDPDDGDASR, encoded by the coding sequence ATGATCGCTGAGTCCGCCGGGTCCCCGAGGGTGCGCGTGGCGATCGTCGACGACCACGAGTCGGTCCGCCTGGGCGTCGCCGCCGCCATCGAGAGCGCGGGGATGCAGGTCGTCGCCGCGGCCGAGACGGTGCGGGCGCTCGAGCTGGTGGTCGGCGGGACCGAGATCGAGGTGCTCGTGCTCGACCTCTCGCTCAACGACGGCTCGAGCATCACCGCGAACGTGAAGTGGGGCCAGGTGCGCGGCTCCGCCGTCCTCGTCCACAGCATCGCCGACCGCGTCGTCGCGGTGCGCGAGGCGCTCGCCGCGGGTGCTGCCGGAGTCATCCCCAAGTCCTCGCCGATGTCGACCGTCATCGCGGCGATCCGCACCGTCGCGCGCGGCGAGGTGCTGAACAACCTCGAGTGGGCCTCGGCGATCGACGCGGACGACGACTTCGCGCGGGCCGTGCTCGGCCGCCGCGAGCGCGACGTCCTGCACCTCTACGCCTCCGGGCTGCCGCTGAAGCTCGTCGCCGACCGGCTGCAGATCTCGGTCTCCACGGCGAAGGAGTACCTCGACCGGATCCGGGACAAGTACGTCGAGATCGGCCGCCCGGCCCCGACGAAGGTCGATCTGCTGCGCCGCGCCGTCGAGGACGGCATCCTCCCGGGCATCGATCCGGACGACGGCGATGCCTCCCGCTGA
- a CDS encoding TRAM domain-containing protein yields MAQTPPRASDRAAGADGALGTEIELDISNVAHGGVFVARHDGRVVFVPDVLPGERIRARISEVRHDSFWRGEALEVLEASPHRVPHVWAQASIDRRPEDRVGGAEFGHAALAYQRELKRAVLIDSFSRFARREVDVVVAPVAGDDEDDGLRRRTRNRLHVDDSGRVGPYAARSHHVVTVDDLPLATAASSAAAPLDQRLAPGSVVDLVDAAGSEGAAVLVHDPSDKRARRDRTVVSEFVADRTFRVDRSGFWQVHRGAAATLFDAVQAAVDPALADVRAANHDLYGGVGLLAAALADHLGAGVRVTSVESDSRATEHALENLADQAGARAVTARVDRYLRDALAQADARERARWRAATVVLDPPRAGAGRAVTDALIELAPAQLVYVACDPVALARDVGALSAGGYELERLDGFDLFPHTSHVEAVARLVRRAG; encoded by the coding sequence ATGGCACAGACTCCGCCCCGCGCGTCCGACCGAGCCGCGGGGGCCGACGGAGCACTCGGGACCGAGATCGAGCTCGACATTAGCAACGTCGCCCACGGCGGCGTCTTCGTCGCCCGGCACGATGGCCGCGTCGTCTTCGTCCCGGACGTGCTCCCAGGCGAGCGGATCCGCGCGCGGATCAGCGAGGTCCGGCACGACAGCTTCTGGCGCGGCGAGGCGCTCGAGGTCCTCGAGGCCTCGCCGCACCGCGTCCCGCACGTCTGGGCGCAGGCGAGCATCGACCGGCGGCCGGAGGACCGGGTCGGCGGCGCCGAGTTCGGCCACGCCGCACTCGCGTACCAGCGCGAGCTCAAGCGCGCCGTGCTGATCGACTCCTTCTCCCGCTTCGCCCGCCGCGAGGTCGACGTGGTGGTCGCGCCGGTCGCGGGCGACGACGAGGACGACGGGCTCCGCCGGCGCACCCGCAATCGCCTGCACGTGGACGACTCGGGCCGGGTCGGGCCCTACGCGGCGCGCAGCCACCACGTCGTCACCGTCGACGACCTGCCGCTCGCGACCGCCGCCTCCTCGGCCGCCGCCCCGCTCGACCAGCGCCTCGCGCCCGGCTCGGTCGTCGACCTCGTCGACGCCGCCGGCTCCGAGGGCGCGGCCGTGCTCGTGCACGACCCCTCGGACAAGCGCGCCAGGAGGGACCGCACGGTCGTCTCCGAGTTCGTCGCCGATCGCACCTTCCGCGTCGACCGCTCCGGCTTCTGGCAGGTGCACCGCGGAGCCGCCGCCACCCTCTTCGACGCCGTCCAGGCCGCCGTCGACCCCGCGCTCGCCGATGTCCGCGCCGCGAACCACGACCTCTACGGCGGCGTCGGGCTGCTCGCCGCCGCTCTCGCCGACCACCTCGGCGCCGGAGTCCGCGTCACCAGCGTCGAGAGCGACTCCCGCGCCACCGAGCACGCCCTGGAGAACCTCGCCGACCAGGCCGGCGCGCGCGCCGTGACCGCCCGGGTCGACCGCTACCTCCGCGACGCGCTCGCCCAGGCCGACGCCCGCGAGCGAGCGCGCTGGCGGGCCGCGACGGTCGTCCTCGACCCGCCGCGGGCCGGAGCGGGTCGCGCCGTCACCGACGCGCTGATCGAGCTGGCGCCCGCGCAGCTCGTCTACGTCGCCTGCGATCCGGTCGCGCTCGCCCGCGACGTCGGCGCCCTCTCCGCCGGCGGCTACGAGCTCGAGCGGCTCGACGGCTTCGACCTCTTCCCGCACACCTCGCACGTGGAGGCCGTCGCGCGCCTCGTGCGCCGCGCCGGCTGA
- a CDS encoding ATP-binding protein, whose translation MPPAEVVPARAPANRERIDRIISTVVSFFGFGFALQTVPPILGQLPVLRPEVAWPVLAVVFGALAASVVTAMLRRGTQTSGAVVAASLLLALLTWPLSIRPDAVAQETPWIWYLLTIGTAFCTIVAPLRLAIAYAFVTTALFGVLRVLPSGGGASPTRAVLDAVYVGIVGFVMLVLIAVLRQSADAVDRAQKTAMDEYEAAMRQHAGEVERVEVDALVHDNVLATLLAAATAESPAERALVSSMARQTLAVLLPDDESELAVGEVPLELLERQLAHAASTFVADCEVVVDPAADPRTTTMPRPVAEAVLGAVWQALTNSVQHAGPSDSVRRTVRGRIAACSIEVVVEDDGRGFLLADVPRERLGIRLSIVERVHRAEGSARVDTVPGEGTRVVVAWPARGGSRS comes from the coding sequence ATGCCTCCCGCTGAGGTCGTGCCCGCGCGCGCACCGGCGAACCGCGAGCGCATCGACCGGATCATCAGCACCGTCGTCTCGTTCTTCGGCTTCGGCTTCGCCCTGCAGACCGTCCCGCCGATCCTCGGCCAGCTGCCGGTGCTGCGGCCGGAGGTCGCCTGGCCCGTCCTCGCCGTCGTCTTCGGGGCGCTGGCCGCGTCGGTGGTGACGGCGATGCTGCGCCGCGGCACGCAGACGAGCGGAGCCGTCGTGGCCGCCTCGCTCCTGCTCGCGCTGCTCACCTGGCCGCTGTCGATCCGTCCCGACGCCGTCGCGCAGGAGACGCCGTGGATCTGGTACCTCCTCACCATCGGCACCGCCTTCTGCACGATCGTCGCGCCGCTGCGCCTCGCCATCGCCTACGCCTTCGTCACCACCGCCCTCTTCGGCGTCCTGCGGGTGCTGCCCTCGGGCGGCGGGGCCTCGCCGACCCGCGCCGTGCTCGACGCCGTGTACGTCGGGATCGTCGGCTTCGTGATGCTGGTGCTGATCGCGGTGCTCCGGCAGTCGGCGGACGCCGTGGACCGCGCGCAGAAGACCGCGATGGACGAGTACGAGGCGGCGATGCGCCAGCACGCCGGCGAGGTGGAGCGGGTCGAGGTCGACGCGCTCGTGCACGACAACGTGCTCGCCACGCTGCTCGCGGCGGCGACGGCCGAGTCGCCGGCCGAGCGGGCGCTCGTCTCCTCGATGGCGCGGCAGACGCTCGCGGTGCTGCTGCCCGACGACGAGTCCGAGCTCGCCGTGGGGGAGGTGCCGCTCGAGCTGCTCGAGCGCCAGCTCGCCCACGCCGCGTCGACCTTCGTCGCCGACTGCGAGGTCGTCGTCGACCCGGCGGCCGATCCGCGGACCACGACGATGCCGCGCCCGGTCGCCGAGGCGGTGCTCGGCGCGGTCTGGCAGGCCCTGACCAACAGCGTCCAGCACGCCGGACCGAGCGACTCGGTCCGCCGCACCGTCCGCGGCAGGATCGCCGCCTGCTCCATCGAGGTGGTCGTCGAGGACGACGGCCGCGGCTTCCTCCTGGCCGACGTCCCGCGGGAGCGCCTGGGCATCCGGCTCTCGATCGTGGAGCGCGTGCACCGCGCAGAGGGCTCGGCGCGGGTCGACACCGTCCCGGGCGAGGGGACGCGGGTCGTCGTCGCCTGGCCGGCCCGCGGGGGGAGCCGCTCGTGA